A genomic stretch from Malus domestica chromosome 15, GDT2T_hap1 includes:
- the LOC103444472 gene encoding uncharacterized WD repeat-containing protein C2A9.03-like isoform X1 yields the protein MAQFQNDELEYVVDDYFDISDFEDTDAFAGNQLRGSHGADSDFDDDDFAESKEKTDTSAMEARNGKDIQGIPWERLNFTRDRYRETRLKQYKNYESLSLPRQDLEKECLPVEMGKTFYDFHYNTRIVKSTIVHFQLRNLLWATSKHDVYLMQNFSVMHWSSLLRRGKEVLNVSKPVVPTEKRAGLLVRPLSRVQISTMAVKENLLVAGGFQGELICKHINQPGVAFCSKLTTDDNAITNAVDIFQNPSGSMRVMTANNDAQVRIFDVQNFTCLSHFSFDWSVNNTSVSPDGKLVAILGDSADCLIADAQSGKAVGSLKGHLDYCFSSAWHPNGQILATGNQDTTCRLWDIRNLSESLAVLKGRMGAIRAIKFTSDGRFMAMAEPADFVHILDTQSGYLKEQEIDLFGEIAGISFSPDTEALFVGVADRTYGSVLEFNKRHHNRYLEAVF from the exons ATGGCGCAATTTCAGAACGACGAGCTGGAGTACGTCGTCGACGACTACTTCGACATCTCCGACTTCGAAGACACCGACGCTTTTGCCGGTAACCAGCTACGGGGAAGCCACGGCGCCGACTCGGACTTTGACGACGACGACTTCGCTGAG AGCAAGGAGAAGACTGATACTTCGGCAATGGAAGCTCGAAATGGGAAGGACATACAGGGGATTCCGTGGGAGCGGCTTAACTTCACCAGAGATAGGTACCGTGAGACCCGATTGAAGCAGTACAAGAACTACGAAAGCCTCTCTCTGCCTCGCCAAGACCTCGAAAAG GAGTGCTTGCCAGTGGAGATGGGGAAGACCTTCTATGACTTTCACTACAATACAAGGATTGTCAAGTCCACAATTGTGCATTTCCAG CTGAGGAATCTGTTATGGGCCACATCAAAGCACGATGTATACCTTATGCAGAACTTTTCAGTAATGCATTGGTCTTCCCTACTCAGGAGAGGCAAAGAAGTATTGAACGTATCAAAACCAGTTGTCCCGACTGAG AAACGAGCTGGGTTGTTGGTTCGTCCACTCTCTAGAGTGCAAATAAGCACTATGGCTGTGAAGGAAAATTTATTGGTTGCTGGGGGATTCCAAGGTGAACTAATCTGCAAG CACATTAATCAACCTGGAGTTGCTTTCTGCTCAAAATTAACAACAGATGACAATGCCATCACAAATGCAGTGGACATTTTCCAAAACCCTTC TGGCTCAATGAGGGTAATGACTGCAAACAATGATGCTCAAGTTAGAATTTTTGATGTCCAAAATTTCACTTGCCTCAGTCACTTCTCTTTTGATTGGTCCGTGAAT AACACCTCTGTCAGTCCAGATGGTAAGCTGGTTGCAATACTCGGAGATAGTGCGGACTGCTTGATTGCTGATGCTCAGTCTGGAAAA GCTGTCGGAAGCCTCAAGGGTCATTTGGACTATTGCTTTTCCTCAGCATGGCATCCGAACGGACAAATTTTGGCTACCGGGAATCAAGACACCACTTGCAGGTTATGGGACATAAGGAACCTCTCAGAGTCGCTAGCCGTGTTGAAGGGAAGAATGGGAGCAATACGGGCCATAAAGTTCACTTCGGATGGTCGGTTTATGGCCATGGCTGAGCCGGCAGACTTTGTTCACATCCTTGACACCCAATCTGGGTACCTCAAGGAACAAGAGATAGACCTGTTCGGTGAAATCGCAGGAATATCGTTTAGCCCCGACACAGAAGCTCTGTTTGTTGGGGTCGCTGATCGGACGTATGGTAGCGTGTTAGAATTCAACAAGAGGCATCACAACCGATATCTCGAAGCAGTCTTCTAG
- the LOC103444472 gene encoding uncharacterized WD repeat-containing protein C2A9.03-like isoform X2: MGKTFYDFHYNTRIVKSTIVHFQLRNLLWATSKHDVYLMQNFSVMHWSSLLRRGKEVLNVSKPVVPTEKRAGLLVRPLSRVQISTMAVKENLLVAGGFQGELICKHINQPGVAFCSKLTTDDNAITNAVDIFQNPSGSMRVMTANNDAQVRIFDVQNFTCLSHFSFDWSVNNTSVSPDGKLVAILGDSADCLIADAQSGKAVGSLKGHLDYCFSSAWHPNGQILATGNQDTTCRLWDIRNLSESLAVLKGRMGAIRAIKFTSDGRFMAMAEPADFVHILDTQSGYLKEQEIDLFGEIAGISFSPDTEALFVGVADRTYGSVLEFNKRHHNRYLEAVF, translated from the exons ATGGGGAAGACCTTCTATGACTTTCACTACAATACAAGGATTGTCAAGTCCACAATTGTGCATTTCCAG CTGAGGAATCTGTTATGGGCCACATCAAAGCACGATGTATACCTTATGCAGAACTTTTCAGTAATGCATTGGTCTTCCCTACTCAGGAGAGGCAAAGAAGTATTGAACGTATCAAAACCAGTTGTCCCGACTGAG AAACGAGCTGGGTTGTTGGTTCGTCCACTCTCTAGAGTGCAAATAAGCACTATGGCTGTGAAGGAAAATTTATTGGTTGCTGGGGGATTCCAAGGTGAACTAATCTGCAAG CACATTAATCAACCTGGAGTTGCTTTCTGCTCAAAATTAACAACAGATGACAATGCCATCACAAATGCAGTGGACATTTTCCAAAACCCTTC TGGCTCAATGAGGGTAATGACTGCAAACAATGATGCTCAAGTTAGAATTTTTGATGTCCAAAATTTCACTTGCCTCAGTCACTTCTCTTTTGATTGGTCCGTGAAT AACACCTCTGTCAGTCCAGATGGTAAGCTGGTTGCAATACTCGGAGATAGTGCGGACTGCTTGATTGCTGATGCTCAGTCTGGAAAA GCTGTCGGAAGCCTCAAGGGTCATTTGGACTATTGCTTTTCCTCAGCATGGCATCCGAACGGACAAATTTTGGCTACCGGGAATCAAGACACCACTTGCAGGTTATGGGACATAAGGAACCTCTCAGAGTCGCTAGCCGTGTTGAAGGGAAGAATGGGAGCAATACGGGCCATAAAGTTCACTTCGGATGGTCGGTTTATGGCCATGGCTGAGCCGGCAGACTTTGTTCACATCCTTGACACCCAATCTGGGTACCTCAAGGAACAAGAGATAGACCTGTTCGGTGAAATCGCAGGAATATCGTTTAGCCCCGACACAGAAGCTCTGTTTGTTGGGGTCGCTGATCGGACGTATGGTAGCGTGTTAGAATTCAACAAGAGGCATCACAACCGATATCTCGAAGCAGTCTTCTAG
- the LOC103444472 gene encoding uncharacterized WD repeat-containing protein C2A9.03-like isoform X3: MLRNLLWATSKHDVYLMQNFSVMHWSSLLRRGKEVLNVSKPVVPTEKRAGLLVRPLSRVQISTMAVKENLLVAGGFQGELICKHINQPGVAFCSKLTTDDNAITNAVDIFQNPSGSMRVMTANNDAQVRIFDVQNFTCLSHFSFDWSVNNTSVSPDGKLVAILGDSADCLIADAQSGKAVGSLKGHLDYCFSSAWHPNGQILATGNQDTTCRLWDIRNLSESLAVLKGRMGAIRAIKFTSDGRFMAMAEPADFVHILDTQSGYLKEQEIDLFGEIAGISFSPDTEALFVGVADRTYGSVLEFNKRHHNRYLEAVF; this comes from the exons ATG CTGAGGAATCTGTTATGGGCCACATCAAAGCACGATGTATACCTTATGCAGAACTTTTCAGTAATGCATTGGTCTTCCCTACTCAGGAGAGGCAAAGAAGTATTGAACGTATCAAAACCAGTTGTCCCGACTGAG AAACGAGCTGGGTTGTTGGTTCGTCCACTCTCTAGAGTGCAAATAAGCACTATGGCTGTGAAGGAAAATTTATTGGTTGCTGGGGGATTCCAAGGTGAACTAATCTGCAAG CACATTAATCAACCTGGAGTTGCTTTCTGCTCAAAATTAACAACAGATGACAATGCCATCACAAATGCAGTGGACATTTTCCAAAACCCTTC TGGCTCAATGAGGGTAATGACTGCAAACAATGATGCTCAAGTTAGAATTTTTGATGTCCAAAATTTCACTTGCCTCAGTCACTTCTCTTTTGATTGGTCCGTGAAT AACACCTCTGTCAGTCCAGATGGTAAGCTGGTTGCAATACTCGGAGATAGTGCGGACTGCTTGATTGCTGATGCTCAGTCTGGAAAA GCTGTCGGAAGCCTCAAGGGTCATTTGGACTATTGCTTTTCCTCAGCATGGCATCCGAACGGACAAATTTTGGCTACCGGGAATCAAGACACCACTTGCAGGTTATGGGACATAAGGAACCTCTCAGAGTCGCTAGCCGTGTTGAAGGGAAGAATGGGAGCAATACGGGCCATAAAGTTCACTTCGGATGGTCGGTTTATGGCCATGGCTGAGCCGGCAGACTTTGTTCACATCCTTGACACCCAATCTGGGTACCTCAAGGAACAAGAGATAGACCTGTTCGGTGAAATCGCAGGAATATCGTTTAGCCCCGACACAGAAGCTCTGTTTGTTGGGGTCGCTGATCGGACGTATGGTAGCGTGTTAGAATTCAACAAGAGGCATCACAACCGATATCTCGAAGCAGTCTTCTAG